From one Sus scrofa isolate TJ Tabasco breed Duroc chromosome 9, Sscrofa11.1, whole genome shotgun sequence genomic stretch:
- the KCNJ1 gene encoding ATP-sensitive inward rectifier potassium channel 1 isoform X2: protein MFKRVRKWFITRIWGHSRRRARLVSKDGRCNIEFGNVEAQSRLIFFVDIWTTVLDLKWRYKMTIFITAFLGSWFFFGLLWYAVAYIHKDLPEFHPPANHTPCVEHINGLTSAFLFSLETQVTIGYGFRCVTEQCGTAIFLLIFQSILGVIINSFMCGAILAKISRPKKRAKTITFSKNAVISKRGGKLCLLIRVANLRKSLLIGSHIYGKLLKTTITPEGETIILDQININFVVDAGNENLFFISPLTIYHIIDHTSPFFHMAAETLPQQDFELVVFLDGTVESTSATCQVRTSYVPEEVLWGYRFAPIVSKTKEGKYRVDFHNFSKTVEVETPHCAMCLYNEKDARARMKRGYDNPNFILSEINETDDTKM, encoded by the coding sequence ATGTTCAAACGAGTTCGGAAATGGTTTATCACTCGAATTTGGGGGCATTCTCGGCGAAGAGCGAGGCTGGTCTCCAAAGATGGAAGGTGCAACATTGAGTTTGGCAACGTGGAGGCACAGTCAAGGTTGATATTCTTTGTGGACATCTGGACAACCGTGCTGGACCTCAAATGGAGATACAAAATGACCATCTTCATCACAGCCTTCTTGGGGAGCTGGttcttctttggtcttttgtGGTATGCCGTCGCTTACATTCACAAAGATCTCCCGGAGTTCCATCCTCCCGCCAACCACACGCCCTGTGTGGAACACATTAATGGCTTGACCTCAgcctttctgttttctctggaaACGCAGGTGACCATCGGCTATGGATTTAGGTGTGTGACGGAACAATGCGGCACTGCCATTTTTCTGCTTATCTTCCAGTCTATCCTTGGAGTCATCATCAATTCTTTCATGTGTGGTGCCATTTTAGCCAAGATCTCCAGACCTAAAAAACGTGCCAAGACCATCACTTTCAGCAAGAATGCAGTGATCAGTAAGCGGGGTGGGAAGCTTTGTCTCCTGATCCGAGTGGCTAATCTTCGGAAGAGCCTCCTAATTGGCAGTCACATATATGGAAAGCTTCTGAAGACCACCATCACCCCCGAAGGAGAGACCATTATTTTGGACCAGATCAATATCAACTTTGTGGTTGATGCGGGGAATGAAAACCTGTTCTTCATCTCTCCATTGACAATTTACCACATTATTGATCACACCAGCCCCTTCTTCCACATGGCAGCAGAAACCCTTCCCCAACAGGACTTTGAATTAGTGGTGTTTTTAGATGGCACGGTGGAATCAACCAGTGCTACCTGCCAAGTCCGGACATCCTATGTCCCAGAAGAGGTGCTCTGGGGCTACCGTTTCGCTCCCATTGTGTCCAAGACCAAGGAAGGCAAATATCGAGTGGATTTCCATAACTTTAGCAAGACGGTGGAAGTGGAGACACCTCACTGTGCCATGTGCCTTTATAATGAGAAAGATGCTCGAGCCAGAATGAAGAGAGGCTATGACAACCCCAACTTCATTTTGTCAGAAATCAACGAAACAGATGATACCAAAATGTAA
- the KCNJ1 gene encoding ATP-sensitive inward rectifier potassium channel 1 isoform X1 produces MFKTLIRVLTERMFKRVRKWFITRIWGHSRRRARLVSKDGRCNIEFGNVEAQSRLIFFVDIWTTVLDLKWRYKMTIFITAFLGSWFFFGLLWYAVAYIHKDLPEFHPPANHTPCVEHINGLTSAFLFSLETQVTIGYGFRCVTEQCGTAIFLLIFQSILGVIINSFMCGAILAKISRPKKRAKTITFSKNAVISKRGGKLCLLIRVANLRKSLLIGSHIYGKLLKTTITPEGETIILDQININFVVDAGNENLFFISPLTIYHIIDHTSPFFHMAAETLPQQDFELVVFLDGTVESTSATCQVRTSYVPEEVLWGYRFAPIVSKTKEGKYRVDFHNFSKTVEVETPHCAMCLYNEKDARARMKRGYDNPNFILSEINETDDTKM; encoded by the exons ATGTTTAAGACGTTG ATCCGGGTGTTGACCGAAAGAATGTTCAAACGAGTTCGGAAATGGTTTATCACTCGAATTTGGGGGCATTCTCGGCGAAGAGCGAGGCTGGTCTCCAAAGATGGAAGGTGCAACATTGAGTTTGGCAACGTGGAGGCACAGTCAAGGTTGATATTCTTTGTGGACATCTGGACAACCGTGCTGGACCTCAAATGGAGATACAAAATGACCATCTTCATCACAGCCTTCTTGGGGAGCTGGttcttctttggtcttttgtGGTATGCCGTCGCTTACATTCACAAAGATCTCCCGGAGTTCCATCCTCCCGCCAACCACACGCCCTGTGTGGAACACATTAATGGCTTGACCTCAgcctttctgttttctctggaaACGCAGGTGACCATCGGCTATGGATTTAGGTGTGTGACGGAACAATGCGGCACTGCCATTTTTCTGCTTATCTTCCAGTCTATCCTTGGAGTCATCATCAATTCTTTCATGTGTGGTGCCATTTTAGCCAAGATCTCCAGACCTAAAAAACGTGCCAAGACCATCACTTTCAGCAAGAATGCAGTGATCAGTAAGCGGGGTGGGAAGCTTTGTCTCCTGATCCGAGTGGCTAATCTTCGGAAGAGCCTCCTAATTGGCAGTCACATATATGGAAAGCTTCTGAAGACCACCATCACCCCCGAAGGAGAGACCATTATTTTGGACCAGATCAATATCAACTTTGTGGTTGATGCGGGGAATGAAAACCTGTTCTTCATCTCTCCATTGACAATTTACCACATTATTGATCACACCAGCCCCTTCTTCCACATGGCAGCAGAAACCCTTCCCCAACAGGACTTTGAATTAGTGGTGTTTTTAGATGGCACGGTGGAATCAACCAGTGCTACCTGCCAAGTCCGGACATCCTATGTCCCAGAAGAGGTGCTCTGGGGCTACCGTTTCGCTCCCATTGTGTCCAAGACCAAGGAAGGCAAATATCGAGTGGATTTCCATAACTTTAGCAAGACGGTGGAAGTGGAGACACCTCACTGTGCCATGTGCCTTTATAATGAGAAAGATGCTCGAGCCAGAATGAAGAGAGGCTATGACAACCCCAACTTCATTTTGTCAGAAATCAACGAAACAGATGATACCAAAATGTAA